In the Ostrinia nubilalis chromosome 15, ilOstNubi1.1, whole genome shotgun sequence genome, one interval contains:
- the LOC135078630 gene encoding protein charybde-like encodes MEILPVTNQFNVGFNSEKAWNGPTWREAPMPVPTEAALAQRLERELRAAKGASELAAAEVLVPAELLARASRQILALAEGEPCGARGAAVIVDVAGRRLAAFKIDANMLTTHEIHLHLEHDSTNWTSLLPQFLKNLTRSGTIIISPQFTIEKKKLFRGQAE; translated from the exons ATGGAGATCCTGCCGGTCACCAATCAGTTTAATGTGGGATTCAACAGTGAAAAAG CGTGGAACGGGCCGACATGGCGGGAAGCGCCGATGCCGGTGCCGACGGAGGCGGCGCTGGCTCAACGGCTCGAAAGAGAACTCCGGGCGGCTAAGGGGGCCAGCGAGCTGGCCGCAGCCGAGGTCCTGGTACCTGCGGAACTGCTGGCCAGGGCCTCGAGGCAGATCTTAGCGCTGGCGGAGGGCGAGCCCTGTGGGGCGAGGGGCGCCGCTGTCATCGTGGACGTGGCCGGCCGCCGCCTGGCCGCCTTCAAGATCGACGCCAACATGCTCACGACGCACGAAATCCATCTGCACTTAGAGCACGACTCGACGAACTGGACTAGCCTGTTGCCGCAATTTTTAAA AAATTTAACGCGGAGCGGCACCATCATTATCAGCCCCCAGTTCACGATAGAAAAGAAAAAACTCTTCAGAGGCCAGGCCGAGTGA